In Athalia rosae chromosome 6, iyAthRosa1.1, whole genome shotgun sequence, one DNA window encodes the following:
- the LOC105693989 gene encoding myosuppressin — MRSSIRMLTFACVTTIALIFGQVAALPPAQCSPGLLDEVPPRIRKVCAALSTIYELGSAMETYLDEKAYNSGPVIHGNIPLPDSGVKRQDVDHVFLRFGRRR, encoded by the exons ATGCGGAGCAGCATCAGAATGTTAACTTTCGCCTGCGTGACGACGATCGCGCTTATTTTCGGGCAGGTCGCAGCCCTTCCACCGGCGCAATGTAGCCCTGGGCTTCTCGACGAAGTTCCACCAAGGATTCGTAAAGTTTGCGCTGCCCTATCAACGATTTACGAACTCGGTTCCGCAATGGAAACTTACCTGGATGAAAAAG CGTATAACTCGGGACCCGTTATCCACGGAAATATCCCCCTTCCCGACAGCGGAGTAAAACGCCAGGACGTCGATCACGTCTTTCTTCGCTTTGGTAGACGACGCTAG